One segment of Nostoc piscinale CENA21 DNA contains the following:
- a CDS encoding COP23 domain-containing protein → MQLKLVAQLLPKVAAASVTSLLVVGISVTEPSYAGPSKFFCTQEGGIPVTKVRTPRGNETFIRWVVDDFKKFPPANRCQTVTARFQRYYDNGSLYITSRDNFNSYPVLCIANRKGVPCTTENMALHNENMN, encoded by the coding sequence ATGCAGCTAAAATTAGTGGCTCAATTATTACCAAAAGTAGCAGCAGCATCCGTAACTTCGCTTCTAGTTGTGGGAATTTCTGTAACTGAGCCGAGTTATGCTGGGCCAAGCAAGTTTTTCTGTACACAAGAAGGTGGTATACCTGTCACCAAAGTACGCACCCCACGAGGAAACGAGACGTTTATCCGTTGGGTGGTTGACGATTTTAAAAAATTCCCACCTGCAAACCGTTGTCAGACTGTGACTGCCAGATTTCAACGCTATTACGATAACGGTTCACTTTACATCACCAGTCGAGACAACTTTAACAGTTATCCAGTTTTGTGCATTGCCAATCGCAAAGGCGTACCTTGTACAACAGAAAATATGGCGTTGCATAATGAGAATATGAATTAG
- a CDS encoding Ycf66 family protein, which yields MNELILMQVNFGFNTASLIGFVQIIFAVAYILAMIILLIQHARRLETLSLIIYIFQTIIIPIFLLTSGLILVFQGWRLDPILQFMQFLLTVLIIYLCIKDIVINGGYRNR from the coding sequence ATGAATGAATTAATTTTAATGCAAGTAAATTTCGGATTCAATACAGCCAGTTTGATTGGTTTTGTGCAAATTATTTTTGCTGTAGCTTACATACTAGCTATGATAATTCTGCTGATTCAACATGCCAGAAGATTAGAGACTTTATCTTTAATCATTTATATTTTCCAGACTATAATTATCCCTATTTTTCTGCTAACTTCTGGGTTGATTTTGGTTTTTCAAGGTTGGCGCTTAGACCCTATTTTACAATTTATGCAGTTTTTACTAACTGTGTTGATTATTTATCTATGTATTAAAGATATTGTAATTAATGGTGGTTATAGAAATCGGTAG
- a CDS encoding helicase-associated domain-containing protein codes for MYISDSHYGSLGNNGDDWEILQGRYALCLLFEYVATLGMINIAYVNPGGVRPDYSDLWGTDDLPFLSRYDGLMCLQLTPLGAYCLGWQNDYTPPPLEVRAVFRVLPNLEIAATGEPLTPADTIVLDVYAQKISDAVWRLETAKLLSAIEEGQSITQLQEFLQARSGHELPETVNQFLADIEARGNSLRDRSQARLIECTDAALALLIANDTRTKKLCFLGGEKHLVVPSESETKFRNAVKKLGYSIALSG; via the coding sequence TTGTATATTAGTGACTCCCATTACGGTAGCTTGGGTAATAATGGCGATGATTGGGAAATTTTGCAAGGCAGATATGCTTTATGTCTGTTATTTGAATATGTTGCCACCTTGGGGATGATTAATATCGCCTATGTTAACCCTGGCGGCGTTCGCCCTGATTATAGCGACTTATGGGGAACCGATGACTTACCGTTTCTCAGCCGTTACGACGGTTTGATGTGTTTGCAGTTAACACCCTTGGGTGCATATTGCTTGGGTTGGCAAAACGACTATACACCGCCACCGTTAGAAGTAAGGGCAGTATTTCGTGTGTTACCAAACTTAGAAATAGCGGCGACTGGCGAACCACTCACTCCTGCTGATACTATCGTGCTGGATGTTTACGCCCAAAAAATTTCTGATGCGGTGTGGCGGTTAGAGACAGCTAAGTTATTGAGTGCGATAGAAGAAGGACAAAGCATCACCCAATTACAAGAATTTCTACAAGCCCGCAGTGGTCATGAATTACCAGAAACCGTCAATCAATTTTTAGCAGATATTGAAGCGCGAGGCAATAGTTTGCGCGATCGCAGTCAAGCCCGTTTGATAGAATGCACTGATGCAGCTTTAGCTTTATTAATCGCCAACGATACCCGCACCAAAAAGCTGTGTTTCTTAGGCGGAGAAAAGCATTTAGTTGTGCCTAGCGAATCAGAAACTAAATTCCGTAACGCCGTCAAAAAATTGGGTTATAGTATTGCGTTGAGTGGTTAA
- a CDS encoding DivIVA domain-containing protein yields MLQPQLSNSEPNHNGNYPSPPEYPNGVANGDNSRSGSVDIQQELNRLEDLILSSWRVPLTGRTLIDEDKLFEQLDFIRVSLPSVFQEATEILQHKQDVMLEAEEYGQQIVEAAQAKRAQILAESDILRQAEHEAEQLRRKTQQECEAMMQETLAEIERRRQACMEELEQMRQTAIAQAQEIEDGADHYADSVLENIEQDLKDMLRIITNGRQQLRQENQSQNYSSKKK; encoded by the coding sequence ATGCTACAACCACAACTATCCAATAGCGAACCCAACCACAACGGCAATTATCCCTCCCCTCCAGAGTATCCCAATGGAGTCGCCAACGGGGACAACTCCCGAAGCGGAAGTGTAGATATTCAGCAAGAACTCAACCGTTTAGAAGATTTGATTTTGTCGAGTTGGCGAGTTCCTCTCACGGGACGCACATTAATAGACGAAGACAAACTTTTTGAACAGCTAGATTTTATTCGTGTTTCCTTACCTTCGGTGTTCCAAGAAGCAACGGAAATCTTGCAACACAAGCAAGATGTCATGTTAGAAGCCGAAGAATATGGACAGCAAATTGTCGAAGCTGCCCAAGCCAAAAGAGCGCAAATTTTGGCAGAAAGTGATATTCTCAGGCAGGCGGAACACGAAGCAGAACAGCTACGGCGCAAAACCCAGCAAGAATGCGAGGCGATGATGCAAGAAACCCTTGCAGAAATTGAACGCAGGCGACAAGCTTGTATGGAAGAATTAGAACAAATGCGTCAAACTGCGATCGCTCAAGCCCAAGAAATTGAAGATGGTGCTGATCACTATGCCGATAGTGTCCTCGAAAATATCGAGCAAGACCTCAAAGATATGTTAAGAATTATCACCAATGGCAGACAACAATTACGCCAAGAAAATCAATCTCAAAATTATTCTTCAAAAAAGAAATGA
- the coaD gene encoding pantetheine-phosphate adenylyltransferase, producing MIAIYPGSFDPITLGHLDIIQRGSRLFDKVIVAVLRNPNKVPLFTVQQRLEQIRIATQHLPNVEADSFDGLTVNYAQQRQAQVLLRGLRAISDFEVELQMAHTNKTLSTQIETVFLATSNEYSFLSSSVIKEIARFGGSVDHLVPPHIALDIHKCYNHNYPIANPTTTAIIPPLQSIPMESPTGTTPEAEV from the coding sequence GTGATTGCTATCTATCCTGGCAGTTTTGATCCCATCACTTTAGGACACCTTGATATTATTCAACGTGGTAGTCGGCTGTTTGACAAGGTAATTGTCGCTGTACTGCGGAATCCTAATAAAGTGCCGTTGTTTACTGTGCAGCAAAGACTAGAACAAATTCGGATAGCTACGCAACACTTACCAAATGTCGAAGCAGATAGTTTTGATGGGTTGACTGTAAATTATGCCCAACAGCGCCAAGCACAAGTGTTGTTACGCGGTTTACGAGCGATTTCTGACTTTGAAGTAGAATTACAGATGGCGCACACGAATAAAACTCTGTCTACTCAGATTGAAACAGTTTTTCTCGCAACATCAAATGAGTATAGTTTTTTAAGTAGTAGTGTGATAAAAGAGATCGCAAGATTTGGTGGTTCTGTCGATCATCTTGTTCCCCCGCACATTGCTTTAGATATACACAAATGCTACAACCACAACTATCCAATAGCGAACCCAACCACAACGGCAATTATCCCTCCCCTCCAGAGTATCCCAATGGAGTCGCCAACGGGGACAACTCCCGAAGCGGAAGTGTAG
- a CDS encoding histone deacetylase: MDLPIIYHSDYVAPLPAGHRFPMAKFCKLYELLLTDQIAHSNQFHTPQRPSPELIELVHTPNYVQAYCDGTLDYKAQRRIGLPWSPALVKRTCVAVGGTILTAQMALSQGLACNTAGGTHHAFPSYGSGFCIFNDLAIASRVLQKLGLVQKILIVDLDVHQGDGTAFIFSDDASVFTFSMHCEVNFPGTKQKSDLDVPLPVGMEDDAYLQTLAEYLPDLLSEIRPDLVFYDAGVDTHIGDRLGKLALTDTGLFRREMQVLHTCVSAGYPVACVIGGGYADDMQSLVWRHSLIHRAASEVYRQYGL; this comes from the coding sequence ATGGACTTGCCAATAATTTATCATTCAGACTATGTTGCACCTTTGCCAGCAGGACATCGTTTCCCAATGGCTAAGTTTTGCAAATTGTATGAATTGCTGTTGACTGATCAAATAGCACACTCAAACCAGTTTCATACTCCACAGCGTCCATCACCAGAGTTGATTGAGTTAGTGCATACACCAAATTATGTGCAAGCATATTGTGATGGCACCCTAGATTATAAAGCCCAACGCCGCATCGGGTTGCCGTGGAGTCCAGCTTTAGTAAAGCGTACCTGTGTGGCGGTTGGTGGTACGATACTCACGGCTCAGATGGCGTTAAGTCAGGGTTTAGCTTGCAATACGGCTGGGGGAACTCATCATGCTTTTCCCAGTTATGGATCTGGTTTTTGTATTTTCAACGATTTAGCGATCGCATCTCGCGTTTTACAAAAACTGGGACTGGTGCAGAAAATTCTGATAGTCGATTTGGATGTGCATCAAGGAGACGGTACAGCTTTTATCTTCTCTGATGATGCCAGTGTATTTACTTTCTCAATGCACTGTGAAGTCAATTTTCCTGGTACAAAACAAAAAAGTGATTTAGATGTTCCCCTCCCTGTGGGAATGGAAGATGATGCTTATTTGCAAACCTTGGCTGAATATTTGCCAGATTTGTTATCAGAGATTCGTCCTGATTTAGTATTTTACGATGCGGGTGTGGATACTCATATAGGCGATCGCTTGGGTAAACTAGCCTTAACTGATACTGGGCTGTTCCGTCGAGAAATGCAAGTTTTACATACCTGTGTGAGTGCAGGTTATCCCGTAGCCTGTGTAATTGGCGGTGGATACGCCGATGATATGCAATCTCTGGTGTGGCGACATTCTCTCATTCATCGTGCGGCTAGTGAGGTTTATCGTCAGTATGGGCTTTAG
- a CDS encoding mechanosensitive ion channel family protein, with protein sequence MTQWILPAALILFSLLIGIVCEKFLFHKFKKIIIQKHIPGSRLIFQALHRVTFIWFLLAGFSSALVAASPNLSPELKILLQRIITIIFLCSITLVLARLTAGFVNSWTRKAEGVSASLISNLAKTAVFILGILILLQTLGVAVTPLVTTLGIGGIAVGLALQDTLANLFSGFYLIISKQVRTGDYVKLDEGHEGYVTDITWRNTTIKELSNNVVIVPNSKLASAIFTNYHLPAKEITLTMNVGVSYDSDLEQVEKVTVEVAKDVMREIAPELIANEPYIRFHTFNDFSIDFTLYMRVSEYFDQRMGKHLFVKRLHKRYQESGISIPFPIRDIYVHNNN encoded by the coding sequence ATGACCCAATGGATTTTACCTGCCGCACTAATTTTATTTAGCTTGTTAATTGGTATAGTTTGCGAGAAATTTCTATTTCATAAGTTTAAAAAAATTATTATCCAAAAACATATCCCTGGTAGTCGGCTAATTTTTCAAGCTTTACATCGAGTAACTTTTATTTGGTTTTTATTAGCAGGTTTTTCATCGGCTTTAGTTGCCGCCTCTCCCAACCTCAGCCCAGAATTAAAAATTTTGCTGCAAAGAATAATCACAATTATTTTTCTCTGTTCCATCACTTTAGTTTTAGCAAGGCTGACTGCTGGTTTTGTCAATTCTTGGACGCGCAAAGCTGAAGGAGTTTCAGCCTCACTAATTTCTAATCTGGCAAAAACGGCAGTTTTTATTTTAGGGATATTAATTCTCTTACAAACATTAGGGGTAGCAGTTACACCACTAGTCACGACTTTAGGAATTGGTGGTATTGCTGTTGGTTTAGCACTGCAAGATACTTTAGCAAATTTATTTTCTGGTTTTTATTTAATAATTTCTAAGCAGGTAAGGACTGGAGATTATGTCAAGCTAGATGAAGGACACGAAGGTTATGTTACAGATATCACTTGGCGCAATACTACTATTAAAGAGCTTTCTAATAACGTAGTGATTGTACCTAATTCTAAATTAGCTTCGGCAATTTTTACTAATTACCATCTTCCAGCTAAAGAAATTACTTTAACGATGAACGTGGGAGTTAGTTATGATAGCGATTTAGAACAAGTCGAAAAAGTTACTGTCGAAGTTGCTAAAGATGTTATGCGAGAAATTGCTCCAGAATTAATTGCCAATGAGCCTTATATTAGATTTCATACATTCAATGATTTTAGTATCGATTTTACTTTGTATATGCGAGTAAGTGAATATTTTGATCAGCGAATGGGCAAGCATCTGTTTGTCAAAAGATTACACAAACGTTACCAAGAATCTGGTATTTCTATTCCTTTTCCCATTCGGGATATTTATGTTCACAATAACAATTGA
- a CDS encoding S-layer homology domain-containing protein produces MFSPIFSASATPRFSTTIAQTPVNSTTQQLLADELSSNESDLPESVKDAVLEDISSRTGSQASTLRVIKAQQQTWSDGCLGLKAEDNCSQAVVPGWHIVVSNAQEVWVYRTDESGSVAKLDEESTQSLTALIARRETTTRQISRTRIQRNVVAQRNTQVSATSTVVKAKKTGFSLAILQPSGEFSEVIARVSLKSKRHNNFLKERFLGDYKYKVKRKAKFVKGIKAGDRVVVRLYDTQNRFIGYSEFECLQAFSSVNLILSANPSEYQVVRTVYGVDADEDGTIDSSTSSYDYFTQVSDQRVTFLSSSQTVNVSQFETEGFSSVTTNSIYPTSFSSGKFALVRQTISSFSYNLAEALKAEPGRLVELNEVSDDDSSIYDIGQMMMSYRAIGVAQGIQVKFSDVSSNHWASDFISELAALQVIQGFPDGNFRPDEQVTRAQFAAMISQAFEKANIRQTVSFRDVSANYWAYSAIRKAYSTGFLGISGNKFNPTQALSRLEVLLSLARGLNYTFSGSTESILAAYSDAATIRSDVRNAIAALTERGIVVNYPNVQTLNADKVATRAEVAALIYKALVSTGEAVEINSQYAVEQTQQQAELEESSTTETGKLRRHCNQGIGNGSEGCDPGNSRPHGGSNDEGGRTPGRR; encoded by the coding sequence ATGTTTTCGCCAATCTTTTCAGCTTCTGCAACTCCTCGGTTCTCTACCACCATCGCGCAAACACCTGTTAACTCTACAACGCAACAACTGTTAGCAGATGAGTTAAGCAGCAATGAGTCAGACTTACCAGAATCAGTCAAAGATGCTGTTTTAGAAGATATTTCTAGTCGCACAGGTTCACAAGCTTCAACTTTACGTGTGATTAAAGCCCAACAGCAAACTTGGTCTGATGGCTGTTTGGGTTTAAAAGCAGAAGATAACTGTTCTCAAGCAGTAGTTCCTGGTTGGCATATAGTAGTTAGCAACGCCCAAGAAGTTTGGGTGTATCGCACTGATGAGTCAGGAAGTGTAGCTAAACTTGATGAAGAGTCTACCCAGAGTTTGACAGCTTTAATTGCTCGTCGAGAAACTACCACTCGTCAAATTAGTCGCACAAGGATTCAACGAAATGTGGTAGCCCAACGCAATACCCAAGTGAGTGCGACGAGTACAGTAGTTAAAGCCAAAAAGACGGGTTTTAGTCTGGCTATTTTACAACCATCTGGGGAATTTTCGGAAGTAATTGCTCGTGTTTCCTTGAAATCTAAACGCCACAACAATTTCTTAAAAGAAAGATTTCTTGGTGACTACAAGTATAAAGTTAAGCGCAAGGCAAAATTTGTTAAAGGTATTAAAGCAGGCGATCGCGTAGTTGTCAGACTATACGATACTCAAAACCGCTTTATTGGCTACAGCGAATTTGAATGTTTGCAAGCATTCAGCAGTGTGAATCTAATTCTGTCCGCTAATCCGAGCGAATATCAAGTTGTTCGCACTGTCTACGGAGTTGATGCTGATGAAGACGGCACAATTGACTCCAGCACCAGCAGCTACGACTACTTTACCCAAGTTAGCGACCAACGAGTAACTTTCCTTAGCAGTTCCCAAACTGTTAACGTTAGCCAATTTGAAACAGAAGGTTTCTCGTCAGTTACCACAAATAGCATCTACCCTACTTCCTTTAGCAGTGGTAAATTCGCGCTAGTTCGTCAAACAATTAGTAGTTTCAGTTACAACTTAGCAGAAGCTTTAAAAGCCGAACCAGGGCGTTTAGTAGAACTCAATGAAGTCAGCGATGACGATAGTTCTATTTATGACATCGGTCAGATGATGATGAGTTACCGTGCAATCGGTGTAGCTCAAGGTATCCAAGTTAAATTTAGTGATGTTTCCAGCAATCACTGGGCTAGTGACTTTATTTCAGAGTTAGCAGCTTTGCAAGTCATTCAAGGTTTTCCTGATGGGAATTTCCGCCCTGATGAACAGGTAACTCGCGCCCAATTTGCCGCTATGATTAGCCAAGCTTTTGAAAAGGCTAACATTCGTCAGACGGTTAGCTTTAGAGATGTATCCGCCAATTATTGGGCTTACAGCGCCATCCGTAAAGCTTATTCTACAGGCTTCCTCGGCATTTCGGGGAACAAATTCAACCCCACACAAGCCTTATCTCGTTTAGAAGTCCTGCTATCGTTAGCCAGAGGCTTAAACTACACCTTTAGCGGTTCTACAGAGTCAATTTTGGCAGCTTACTCAGATGCTGCAACTATTCGTAGTGATGTGCGAAATGCGATCGCAGCACTGACAGAACGCGGTATTGTGGTTAATTATCCCAATGTTCAGACTCTCAATGCTGATAAAGTAGCAACAAGAGCCGAAGTTGCAGCCTTGATATATAAAGCGTTAGTCAGCACTGGTGAAGCTGTCGAGATTAACTCACAGTACGCTGTAGAACAAACACAGCAGCAAGCCGAACTGGAAGAAAGTAGTACAACCGAAACCGGAAAACTCCGCCGTCATTGTAACCAAGGAATAGGTAACGGTTCTGAAGGTTGTGACCCAGGAAATTCTCGCCCCCACGGTGGTAGTAACGACGAAGGAGGTAGAACTCCTGGTAGAAGATAA
- a CDS encoding Uma2 family endonuclease, which produces MPNFVLEITSASTQENDEEDKPQKYAFLGVQEYFQYDPTGDYLKPQLKGSRLVQGKYQSLTPNFLPDGVLSIHSEVLGLDLRLINGELRFFDPQTGEKLLSHKETEQARQQAEQARRDAIPKLLDLGLNVEQIASALNLPIDEVTRLMSER; this is translated from the coding sequence GTGCCTAACTTTGTTTTAGAAATTACTTCTGCAAGTACCCAAGAAAATGATGAGGAAGATAAACCTCAAAAATATGCTTTCTTAGGTGTACAGGAGTACTTTCAGTATGATCCCACAGGTGACTATCTCAAGCCACAACTGAAAGGTTCTCGGTTGGTACAAGGCAAATATCAATCTCTGACACCTAACTTTTTACCCGACGGCGTACTGTCAATTCACAGTGAAGTTTTGGGTTTAGACTTGAGACTAATTAATGGTGAATTACGCTTTTTTGACCCCCAAACAGGGGAGAAACTTTTGAGTCATAAAGAAACAGAACAAGCACGTCAACAAGCTGAACAAGCACGACGTGACGCAATACCGAAATTGTTGGACTTGGGATTAAATGTAGAACAGATAGCCAGTGCGTTGAATTTACCGATAGATGAAGTGACTCGTTTGATGTCAGAGCGATAG
- a CDS encoding alpha/beta fold hydrolase — translation MTLTTQQLPSVDLEKFIWTWQGHKIQYTVMGTGKPLVLVHGFGASIGHWRKNIPVLAEAGYKVYAVDLLGFGGSDKPPLNYCVEIWVELLKDFWTAHIQEPAVFIGNSIGALISLIVLTKHPEISAAGVLINSAGGLSHRPHELNPPLRIVMATFNRVVRSPLTGKFVFNRIRQKSQIRRTLYQVYRNRAAVTDELVDLLYTPSCDPGAQQVFASILTAPPGPCPEELLPKVERPLLVIWGADDPWTPITGAKIYEEACANGKDIKIIPIPNAGHCPHDEVPDIVNTQMINWLTQV, via the coding sequence ATGACCTTAACAACCCAGCAACTACCATCAGTCGATTTAGAAAAGTTTATTTGGACTTGGCAGGGGCATAAAATTCAATATACCGTCATGGGTACAGGCAAGCCCTTAGTATTAGTGCATGGCTTTGGTGCTTCTATTGGACATTGGCGGAAAAATATCCCGGTGTTAGCCGAGGCTGGTTACAAGGTATATGCTGTAGATTTGTTGGGTTTTGGTGGTTCTGATAAACCACCATTAAATTACTGTGTAGAAATCTGGGTAGAATTACTCAAAGATTTTTGGACGGCACATATTCAAGAACCTGCGGTATTTATCGGGAACTCCATTGGCGCACTGATTAGCTTGATAGTATTAACAAAACATCCTGAAATTAGTGCTGCTGGGGTGTTAATTAACTCAGCAGGTGGTTTGAGTCATCGTCCCCACGAATTAAACCCACCACTACGTATTGTGATGGCGACTTTTAATCGTGTGGTGCGATCGCCTTTAACTGGTAAATTTGTCTTTAACCGCATCCGCCAAAAATCCCAAATTCGCCGCACTTTATATCAGGTTTACCGTAATCGGGCTGCTGTTACTGATGAGTTAGTTGATTTACTTTATACACCCTCTTGCGACCCAGGAGCGCAACAAGTGTTTGCTTCCATCTTGACAGCGCCGCCAGGCCCTTGTCCAGAGGAACTTTTACCCAAAGTTGAACGTCCTTTATTAGTGATTTGGGGCGCTGATGACCCTTGGACACCCATTACTGGGGCGAAGATTTACGAAGAGGCGTGTGCAAATGGCAAAGATATCAAGATTATTCCCATTCCTAACGCCGGTCATTGTCCCCACGATGAAGTTCCAGATATTGTCAACACCCAAATGATCAATTGGTTAACACAAGTGTGA
- a CDS encoding serine/threonine protein kinase: MELDVRNKGTIPVIHHADFSVQGYRVIRELGRNHADERITYLATDCKSQQTVVIKEFNLANETIDWSGSKAYEREIAILQQLEHPRIPRYINSFATSKNFYLVQEYKNAVPLGTKDNFSPAEIKQVAISLLEILVYLQQQIDPMIHRDIKPENVLVDEQLNAYLVDFGLARQQSAKIALTTLSAGTPGFIPPEEQFGYALTPASDLYSVGATLICLLTNTQTANIGYGGLKFPKLENHFHPSFRSWLWRMVQPNWKDRYPNAASALVALKSIPVTGKASVSEILLAAMKLKKRTAMLALAALGMLAVGLTTLVFSQPGGATQQLEESQSLIDIK, encoded by the coding sequence ATGGAGCTTGATGTGCGTAATAAAGGGACAATTCCCGTAATTCACCATGCAGATTTTTCTGTGCAAGGCTATCGAGTGATTCGAGAACTGGGACGGAATCACGCCGATGAACGCATTACTTACCTTGCAACTGACTGTAAATCTCAACAAACAGTAGTCATTAAAGAGTTCAACCTTGCTAATGAAACTATTGATTGGTCAGGTTCAAAAGCTTACGAACGGGAAATTGCGATTTTACAACAACTAGAACATCCCCGCATTCCCCGCTACATAAATTCTTTCGCAACCTCAAAGAACTTTTATTTAGTCCAAGAGTATAAGAATGCTGTACCTTTAGGGACAAAAGATAACTTTTCTCCGGCTGAAATTAAGCAGGTAGCCATCTCACTTTTAGAAATTTTGGTTTATTTGCAACAACAAATTGACCCAATGATTCATCGGGATATTAAACCAGAAAATGTTTTAGTTGACGAACAACTCAATGCTTATTTAGTTGATTTTGGTTTGGCTCGCCAACAAAGTGCCAAAATAGCTTTAACTACCTTATCTGCTGGGACTCCTGGTTTTATTCCTCCAGAAGAACAGTTTGGTTATGCTTTGACACCAGCTTCAGATTTGTATAGTGTTGGGGCAACATTGATTTGCTTACTCACCAATACCCAAACAGCGAATATTGGTTATGGTGGCTTAAAATTTCCCAAATTAGAAAATCATTTCCATCCTAGTTTTCGGTCTTGGTTATGGAGGATGGTACAGCCTAACTGGAAAGACCGCTATCCCAATGCAGCATCAGCTTTAGTAGCACTCAAATCAATTCCAGTTACGGGTAAAGCTTCTGTCAGTGAAATTTTACTGGCTGCTATGAAGTTGAAAAAACGTACAGCGATGTTAGCCTTAGCTGCGTTGGGAATGTTAGCAGTAGGACTAACAACGTTAGTTTTTTCGCAACCAGGTGGTGCAACTCAGCAGTTAGAAGAAAGCCAATCTTTAATTGATATCAAGTAA
- the rimM gene encoding ribosome maturation factor RimM (Essential for efficient processing of 16S rRNA), with amino-acid sequence MTKKQKNQKTEKKPPLPTPHSQLPNLDEWLAIGKIVAPQGLAGELRVYPETDFPERFEEPGTRWLLRPGQTEPQPIELLDGRYLEGKNLYVISIAGVDNRNQAEELRDCRLFVPASDRPELGEDEYHVVDLIGLEVFLQTSGELLGKVVDVIPAGNDLLEVELLNHEKANKTVLIPFVKEITPVVDIASRRVEILPPPGLLDIN; translated from the coding sequence ATGACCAAAAAACAGAAGAATCAAAAAACAGAAAAAAAACCCCCACTCCCCACTCCCCACTCTCAACTCCCCAATTTAGATGAGTGGTTGGCAATTGGGAAAATTGTTGCGCCTCAAGGGTTGGCTGGAGAATTACGAGTTTATCCAGAAACGGATTTTCCCGAACGCTTTGAAGAACCGGGAACACGTTGGTTATTGCGTCCTGGGCAAACAGAACCGCAACCAATAGAATTATTGGATGGGCGTTATTTGGAAGGAAAAAACTTATACGTGATTAGTATAGCTGGGGTGGACAACCGCAACCAAGCTGAGGAATTGCGTGATTGTCGATTATTTGTGCCGGCAAGCGATCGCCCCGAATTAGGCGAAGATGAATATCATGTTGTGGATTTAATTGGTTTGGAAGTTTTCTTACAGACATCGGGTGAACTGTTGGGGAAAGTGGTAGATGTCATCCCGGCTGGTAATGATTTACTCGAAGTGGAATTACTTAATCATGAAAAAGCCAACAAAACAGTTTTAATTCCCTTTGTCAAAGAAATCACACCAGTTGTAGATATTGCATCTCGGCGTGTGGAAATTCTACCACCGCCAGGTTTACTTGATATCAATTAA